A DNA window from Pseudomonadota bacterium contains the following coding sequences:
- the istB gene encoding IS21-like element helper ATPase IstB has translation MEMNMNDLIKHLSYLKLPYIREHHENIAQSAARKQWTHVQYLSELIKQESNLRQDRTIQRRIRTARFPVVKTLDQFDWSWPKKINRAQVQNLFRLKFIEDKSNVVFIGGVGLGKTHLACALGYQTCLKGHTVLFASAIDTINHLISAQNAGRLKQELKKYLNPALVILDELGYLPIDKNGADLLFQIISQRYEQGSLVITTNRVFKEWPEIFNNDSTLTSALLDRLLHHTEAVVIEGKSYRMKEVAEK, from the coding sequence ATGGAGATGAATATGAATGATTTAATTAAACACTTATCCTACCTGAAACTGCCCTATATCAGGGAGCATCATGAAAACATTGCGCAATCGGCGGCCCGCAAACAATGGACACATGTCCAGTATTTGTCGGAGTTAATTAAACAGGAATCGAATTTACGCCAGGACCGTACAATCCAGCGCCGTATCCGTACGGCCCGGTTCCCTGTGGTTAAAACATTAGATCAGTTCGATTGGTCCTGGCCTAAAAAAATCAACCGGGCCCAGGTCCAAAATCTGTTCCGGTTAAAGTTCATTGAGGATAAAAGTAATGTAGTTTTTATAGGAGGAGTCGGATTAGGCAAAACCCATCTGGCCTGTGCATTGGGGTATCAGACCTGCCTTAAAGGCCATACCGTGTTGTTTGCCTCTGCCATTGATACCATCAACCATCTGATCTCGGCGCAGAATGCCGGACGTCTGAAACAGGAACTGAAAAAATATCTAAACCCGGCATTGGTTATTCTGGATGAACTGGGTTATTTGCCCATCGATAAAAACGGTGCGGATTTGCTCTTCCAGATCATCAGCCAGCGATATGAGCAAGGTTCCCTTGTGATCACAACCAACCGTGTGTTTAAGGAATGGCCGGAAATCTTCAATAATGACAGCACGCTGACATCGGCACTGCTTGACCGGTTGCTCCACCATACTGAGGCTGTGGTTATTGAAGGGAAAAGTTATCGTATGAAAGAGGTTGCTGAAAAATAA
- a CDS encoding class I SAM-dependent methyltransferase — translation MRPAIRDLVSIVQNTLPIREPIYEFGSLQVGRDSELADLRPIFPRQKYVGADMREGPGVDKLLDLHDIDLPSGSAGTVLCIDTLEHVEYPHKALEEIHRIIVPDGVVVITSVMDFPIHDYPYDYWRFTPEAFRSLLKPFPHSFIGFAGNEKHPHTVVGIGFKGVCPPLVEFKNRYKDWQEEQIVQASLPKQKSLPTITWIRRLITPPIFSNKGRKALGLTRRSSCQDKSESLG, via the coding sequence ATGCGACCAGCAATAAGAGATCTGGTATCTATCGTCCAAAATACTTTGCCTATCAGAGAGCCTATTTATGAGTTCGGCTCTTTGCAAGTGGGCAGAGATTCAGAGCTAGCGGACTTGCGTCCAATATTTCCGCGCCAGAAATACGTGGGAGCTGATATGCGTGAAGGGCCAGGAGTAGATAAACTTCTTGACCTGCACGACATCGATCTACCATCTGGATCTGCAGGGACCGTTCTTTGTATAGATACTCTAGAACATGTTGAATATCCCCACAAGGCATTAGAAGAGATCCACCGTATTATAGTGCCCGATGGGGTGGTTGTGATTACGAGCGTTATGGATTTCCCAATTCACGATTACCCTTACGACTATTGGAGGTTCACACCGGAAGCTTTCAGGTCACTTCTTAAGCCGTTTCCTCACTCATTCATAGGGTTTGCCGGAAATGAAAAACACCCTCACACAGTCGTTGGTATAGGTTTTAAGGGGGTTTGTCCCCCACTGGTTGAATTTAAAAACAGATACAAAGACTGGCAAGAAGAACAGATTGTTCAGGCCAGTTTACCCAAACAAAAGAGTTTACCCACAATCACGTGGATCCGGAGACTTATCACGCCTCCAATCTTTTCTAATAAGGGCAGGAAGGCCTTAGGGCTAACAAGA
- the istA gene encoding IS21 family transposase, which translates to MIDYETYVRIRNYFENDGLKYSQIADCLELDCRTVARWANEKQYQPRKAAHRKSKLDPFKNDIIRMLEKHPYTATQIYQRIKEDGFYGGSTIVEDYVRKVRPPKTKAYLKLSFAPGECAQVDWGSYGTVKVGSTSRRLSFFVMVLCNSRMMYVEFTVLQTMEHFLGCHQNAFEFFDAVPKKIMVDNLKSAVLKRTVGRAPVFNPKYLDFAKYYNFTIAPCNVGKGNEKGVVENAVGYVKKNLLNGLTITDFDIMKPVAKHWLDTVANERTHGETGLKPVDMFNEEKGFLQPLPQPYDIGQVKPMRASRQFRITIDANHYSVPAQLAGVRLTVKLYPDRICFYHDNNLVARHVRSYDRRKDFEHPDHPKALLQQRKKARDQKIYMRFLSLSDKAQQYYRQLEQRRMNPLHHIRQIVALSEIYGNEQVRIAIEDAFSFAAFSCEYIANLLEQRARPVREPGALHLTRSSDLLDLTIDRPDLSIYDINGDEYE; encoded by the coding sequence ATGATTGATTACGAGACCTATGTGCGGATCAGGAATTATTTTGAAAATGATGGGTTAAAATACAGCCAGATTGCTGATTGTTTGGAACTGGATTGTCGCACAGTGGCAAGATGGGCCAATGAAAAACAATACCAGCCCCGAAAGGCCGCTCATAGAAAAAGCAAGCTTGATCCGTTCAAAAACGATATTATACGGATGCTTGAAAAACATCCGTATACTGCAACACAGATTTATCAGCGTATCAAAGAAGACGGATTTTACGGCGGTTCAACCATAGTTGAAGATTATGTGAGAAAAGTAAGACCGCCAAAAACCAAAGCATATTTAAAACTTTCTTTTGCACCCGGAGAATGCGCCCAAGTGGATTGGGGCTCATACGGCACTGTAAAAGTCGGGTCAACAAGTAGGCGCTTGAGCTTTTTTGTGATGGTTCTATGTAATAGCCGTATGATGTATGTGGAGTTTACGGTGCTGCAAACCATGGAACATTTTTTAGGCTGTCATCAAAACGCGTTTGAATTTTTTGATGCAGTTCCCAAAAAGATCATGGTAGACAATCTAAAATCTGCGGTATTAAAACGTACCGTAGGCCGGGCGCCGGTATTTAATCCCAAGTATCTTGATTTTGCCAAGTACTATAATTTTACCATTGCCCCTTGCAATGTAGGAAAGGGCAACGAAAAAGGGGTTGTGGAAAACGCCGTGGGATATGTCAAAAAAAATCTTCTAAACGGATTAACTATAACAGATTTTGATATTATGAAGCCAGTGGCAAAACATTGGCTGGATACGGTTGCCAATGAAAGAACCCATGGTGAAACCGGCCTAAAGCCGGTTGACATGTTTAATGAAGAGAAAGGCTTTTTACAGCCATTGCCGCAACCTTATGATATCGGCCAAGTCAAGCCGATGCGGGCATCACGGCAGTTCAGGATCACCATAGACGCCAACCATTATAGTGTTCCAGCCCAATTGGCAGGAGTGAGATTGACGGTTAAATTATATCCGGACAGGATTTGTTTTTATCACGACAACAATCTTGTAGCCCGGCATGTGAGAAGCTATGACCGCCGAAAAGACTTTGAGCATCCGGATCATCCCAAAGCGCTTTTGCAACAACGCAAAAAAGCACGCGACCAGAAAATATATATGCGATTTTTATCTTTGTCGGACAAAGCCCAGCAATATTACCGGCAATTGGAACAGCGCCGTATGAATCCGCTGCATCACATTCGTCAAATCGTTGCTTTAAGCGAAATTTACGGAAACGAGCAGGTTCGAATAGCTATCGAAGATGCTTTCTCATTTGCTGCCTTTTCCTGCGAGTACATTGCCAATCTGCTGGAACAGCGGGCGCGTCCTGTTAGAGAGCCCGGTGCGCTTCACTTGACCCGAAGCAGTGATCTTTTGGATTTAACCATTGATCGCCCTGATCTTTCTATTTACGATATCAATGGAGATGAATATGAATGA
- the tnpA gene encoding IS200/IS605 family transposase, whose protein sequence is MKDWKSLSHVMWDCKYHLVFVSKYRHRKIYGETRKRIGGIIRDLCRQKGIELHEGHAKADHIRLLLSIPPKYSVSNTVGFIKGKSAIRIHREVLNTKRMTGLSFWATGYCMSAPARKCYKTSGLKMHVK, encoded by the coding sequence ATGAAGGATTGGAAATCATTATCACATGTAATGTGGGACTGCAAATACCACTTGGTATTTGTTTCTAAATATCGCCATAGAAAGATATATGGAGAAACCAGAAAAAGAATTGGAGGAATCATCAGGGATTTGTGTCGACAAAAAGGGATAGAATTGCATGAGGGGCATGCGAAAGCCGACCATATCCGTTTACTTTTGAGTATTCCGCCAAAATACAGTGTTTCAAATACAGTAGGATTTATAAAAGGTAAAAGCGCAATCAGGATTCATAGGGAGGTATTAAATACCAAGAGGATGACCGGATTGAGTTTTTGGGCGACAGGATATTGTATGTCAGCACCGGCACGAAAGTGTTATAAAACTTCCGGTTTAAAAATGCATGTCAAATGA